TAAAGCCGCTGCAATTGCAGGAAATAAAACGCTTGGAACATGAGTTATCTTCGCCCGATCCACAAGAATTGATTTCTTCTGCGGCAGGGTTACTTTCAAGCCTGACGCAGTTTGCTGGCGTGGTGATGATTCCCAAACGCAAGAGCATTGCGTTTCGCCACCTAGAGTTTTTACCGCTTTCTGAAAAACGCATTCTGGTGATTATCGTCACCTCAGATGGCAGTGTGCAGAACCGCATCATCATCACCGAAAAATCCTACTCAGCCAGTGAGCTGACACAAGCCACTAATTTCTTTAACCAGCACTATTCTGGTAGCACCTTCGAGCAAGTGCAGAAAAAACTGCACGAAGAACTCAAGGAGATGCAATCCGACATCACACGCTTGATGGCTGCTGCGTTAGAAGCGAGTGGCAAGGTGCTAGAAGACGACAAAGATAATGTCGTGATCTCAGGTGAACGCAATTTATTGCAAGTGGATGATTTATCCACCAATGTCACTTCCCTGCGTAAATTGTTTGAGATTTTTGAGCGGCGCACCTCGCTCATGCAATTGCTCGACAATAGCCAGCGCGCCGAGGGCATACAGATTTTCATAGGTGGCGAGTCTGGCTATCTGCCATTGGATGAGTGCAGCATGGTTACAGCGCCCTATGAAGTGGATGGCTCAGTAGTTGGCACAGTGGGCGTGATTGGCCCAACACGTATGGCGTACGAGCGAGTGATTCCAATTGTGGATATCACGGCAAAATTGTTATCCAGCGCGTTGTCTTCTCATTAGTCATTATCAATATGTCTAAACCCATCGAAATGAGCCCTTTACCCAAAGACAGCATACGTCTCGGCGTGCCTGTGGCCCATGCGATTTATGATGTTCAAGGCAATTTATTGGTACAAGCTGGCGTCACCCTGAAAAACCAAAGCCAAGTAGATAAGCTGCAAGCAATCATATTATTTCAAGATAAAAGGTATGTGCAGGGTTCAGTCAAGGCTGGCTCTGCACCGACAGCTAAAACGGACGTCACGGCGGAGTCAGAAAAAACGGCTGCAAAAGAAGTAGCGACACAACTGGCATACCGCGACCTCAAATTAGGCGAAACCCTGCAATTAAAGCCGCTAGCCGATGAATCTGGCTCAGTACAGTATTTTGTGAAATATATCGGCGGCATAGAAAAAGGTAGTCTGATTTGCACCTTGCCTATGATTGATGAAAAAGTGATGTTCATCAAAGAAAATACAGGCTTCTCAGTAAGACTTTTCAGCGGAAAAAATGTTTACACATTTAACAGCTTGGTAGAGGTTGTTTATAGCCGCCCCTACCCTCATATGCATTTGAAATATCCACGAGAAGCTTACACCAACAAAATACGAAATAATCAACGGGTCACTTGCAGCATTATTGCAATGGTTTCAAATATGTCTGCTGAGCAAACTGATAGCGGTAAAACTTCTGGCCGCATTTTAGATATGAGCATGGGTGGCATGATGTTTGAGGCTACTAAAGTCGCTGGTGATGCCAACAGCAAAACTGAAACGTCTTTCAAGGTAAGCATGGAAGGCGGCGAAGCACTTTTTGCAATCCCAGGTGTCTTG
This genomic window from Methyloradius palustris contains:
- the hrcA gene encoding heat-inducible transcriptional repressor HrcA, with the protein product MLDKRAQILLKTLVEHYISDGQPVGSRTLSQSSGLDLSPATIRNVMSDLEDQGFIVSPHTSAGRIPTQRGYRFFVDTLLTVKPLQLQEIKRLEHELSSPDPQELISSAAGLLSSLTQFAGVVMIPKRKSIAFRHLEFLPLSEKRILVIIVTSDGSVQNRIIITEKSYSASELTQATNFFNQHYSGSTFEQVQKKLHEELKEMQSDITRLMAAALEASGKVLEDDKDNVVISGERNLLQVDDLSTNVTSLRKLFEIFERRTSLMQLLDNSQRAEGIQIFIGGESGYLPLDECSMVTAPYEVDGSVVGTVGVIGPTRMAYERVIPIVDITAKLLSSALSSH
- a CDS encoding flagellar brake protein, with the protein product MSKPIEMSPLPKDSIRLGVPVAHAIYDVQGNLLVQAGVTLKNQSQVDKLQAIILFQDKRYVQGSVKAGSAPTAKTDVTAESEKTAAKEVATQLAYRDLKLGETLQLKPLADESGSVQYFVKYIGGIEKGSLICTLPMIDEKVMFIKENTGFSVRLFSGKNVYTFNSLVEVVYSRPYPHMHLKYPREAYTNKIRNNQRVTCSIIAMVSNMSAEQTDSGKTSGRILDMSMGGMMFEATKVAGDANSKTETSFKVSMEGGEALFAIPGVLRNVVEKTQEDGKTIYQHGIQFGEIPFQQRVMLQNYIFQTLTGEKLDNF